In Pseudomonas hamedanensis, a single window of DNA contains:
- a CDS encoding sulfite exporter TauE/SafE family protein — protein MDLVNFGLVVAGLVVGFIVGMTGVGGGSLMTPILLWFGINPATAVGTDLLYAAITKSSGVLVHRKNKNIDWAITGWLTLGSVPAVAMTLWFLSTLHTAPEAMNAIIKQALGFVLFATALAIFFKKRLLDFAHKRAGGNYNPSGSRLNVMTVITGLILGTMVALTSIGAGALGTVALFILYPLLPTRRLVGTEIAHAVPLTLVAGLGHASMGNMDWGVLGFLLLGSLPGIWLGSHLTGRISDEVLRPCLATMLVLIGYKLAF, from the coding sequence ATGGATTTGGTCAATTTCGGTCTGGTGGTTGCCGGGCTGGTGGTGGGTTTTATTGTCGGCATGACCGGTGTCGGCGGTGGTTCGTTGATGACGCCGATCCTGCTGTGGTTCGGCATCAACCCTGCAACGGCGGTGGGCACTGACCTGCTGTACGCCGCCATTACCAAATCCAGTGGCGTCCTCGTTCACAGGAAGAACAAGAACATCGACTGGGCCATCACCGGTTGGCTGACCTTGGGCAGCGTGCCCGCGGTGGCGATGACGCTGTGGTTCCTCAGCACGTTGCACACCGCCCCCGAGGCGATGAACGCGATCATCAAGCAGGCCTTGGGCTTTGTCTTGTTCGCCACGGCGCTGGCGATTTTCTTCAAGAAACGCTTGCTCGACTTCGCCCACAAACGAGCCGGTGGCAACTACAACCCGAGCGGTTCGCGGCTCAACGTGATGACCGTAATCACCGGCCTGATCCTCGGCACTATGGTCGCCCTGACCTCGATCGGTGCCGGCGCACTGGGCACGGTTGCGTTGTTCATCCTCTATCCGCTGCTGCCGACCCGTCGCCTGGTCGGCACTGAAATCGCCCACGCGGTGCCACTGACCCTGGTCGCTGGCCTGGGCCATGCGAGCATGGGCAATATGGATTGGGGCGTGTTGGGCTTTCTGCTCCTGGGCTCGCTGCCGGGCATTTGGCTCGGCAGCCACCTGACCGGGCGCATCTCCGATGAAGTGCTGCGCCCGTGCCTGGCGACGATGCTGGTGTTGATCGGTTACAAGCTGGCGTTCTGA
- a CDS encoding GNAT family N-acetyltransferase — MHIDYLCDHPEFIEELATLNFKEWGEFRPGQTVEDRVEHMRESCGKGSVPSVVVAFEDSRLLGGALLIESDLKLRPNLTPWLAGVYVKAEERGRGVASQLVMRVVEEAQKLGIPELYLYTDTSQSLYAQLGWQVVEELIYEDLPVVVMKFVTGK, encoded by the coding sequence ATGCACATTGATTACCTGTGCGATCACCCCGAATTTATCGAAGAACTGGCCACCCTCAACTTCAAGGAGTGGGGAGAGTTTCGCCCTGGTCAAACAGTCGAGGATCGCGTCGAGCACATGCGTGAATCCTGTGGCAAAGGCTCAGTGCCCAGCGTGGTGGTGGCGTTTGAAGATTCGCGTTTGCTGGGCGGCGCACTGCTGATCGAAAGCGATCTGAAGCTACGGCCGAACCTGACACCATGGCTGGCAGGCGTTTATGTGAAGGCTGAAGAACGTGGGCGCGGGGTCGCTTCGCAACTGGTCATGCGAGTGGTCGAAGAAGCGCAGAAGCTGGGCATACCTGAACTGTATCTGTACACCGACACTTCGCAGTCGTTGTACGCGCAACTGGGTTGGCAAGTAGTCGAGGAACTGATTTACGAAGATCTGCCAGTGGTGGTGATGAAATTCGTTACTGGCAAGTGA
- a CDS encoding DUF4174 domain-containing protein, translated as MLIRSLTLTFLLAMAGPLFAADSDSPLAGDVGRARPLIVIAQSTVDPVWLSLKKSLEDPANKKGVADRNIKVYTILSMSGQLDGKDMGQQDTMALLRSLKLGAGAYPKVFLVGKDGETKLSASGDEAKALDLKKIFETIDAMPMAEKEAAAAAAQAPAATEPEPAKGTKPSKPAKPAKPPQMPDD; from the coding sequence ATGCTCATCAGGTCCCTGACCCTGACATTCTTGCTGGCGATGGCCGGCCCCTTGTTCGCCGCCGACAGCGATTCACCCTTGGCCGGTGACGTCGGGCGCGCCCGGCCGCTGATCGTGATCGCCCAAAGCACGGTCGATCCGGTGTGGCTGAGCCTGAAGAAATCGCTGGAAGACCCGGCCAATAAAAAGGGCGTCGCCGACCGCAATATCAAGGTCTATACCATCCTCAGCATGTCCGGTCAGCTCGACGGCAAGGACATGGGCCAGCAGGACACCATGGCGCTGTTGCGCTCACTGAAACTGGGCGCCGGTGCTTATCCGAAAGTGTTCCTGGTGGGCAAGGACGGCGAGACCAAGCTTTCGGCTTCGGGGGACGAAGCCAAGGCCCTGGACCTGAAGAAGATCTTCGAGACCATCGACGCCATGCCGATGGCCGAGAAAGAAGCCGCCGCTGCCGCCGCACAAGCACCCGCTGCCACCGAGCCAGAACCGGCCAAGGGCACGAAGCCGAGCAAACCGGCGAAGCCTGCCAAGCCGCCGCAAATGCCGGATGATTGA
- the ampC gene encoding class C beta-lactamase has translation MCSFKPSKLFSYSAFTLIFSSVVCQAATPTEAQWQALVTQAVTPVMQHNNIAGLSVALTVNGQAHYFNYGIAARDSGQKVSENTLFEVGSVSKTFTATLAGYAQATGKLDLSSKASTLWPALKGTAFDNISVLQLGTYSAGGLPLQFPAEADSADKMLGYYQQWQPQYPAGSHRQYSNPSLGLFGYLAAKSLGQPFDQAMTQILLPKLGLQHTFLSVPPAQSKLYAQGYDSADQPVRVSPGALDAEAYGMKTSAADLLRYVEAQLKPASLAPDLQKAIALTHNGYYRVGDMTQGLGWERYAYPISLEKLLNGNSTAMAMQAHKTDWLTPPQPEPANVLFNKTGSTRGFGAYVAFVPSQKIGIVILANKNYPNAERVKIAHTIFGALVD, from the coding sequence ATGTGTTCATTCAAGCCGAGCAAGCTCTTTTCCTACAGCGCTTTCACCTTGATCTTCAGCAGCGTTGTCTGCCAGGCGGCCACACCGACCGAGGCGCAGTGGCAGGCACTGGTCACGCAAGCCGTTACCCCAGTGATGCAACACAACAACATTGCCGGACTGAGCGTTGCCCTCACGGTCAACGGTCAGGCGCATTACTTTAATTACGGTATCGCCGCCAGGGACAGCGGGCAAAAGGTCAGCGAAAACACCCTGTTCGAAGTCGGTTCGGTGAGCAAGACCTTCACCGCGACCCTCGCCGGTTACGCTCAAGCGACCGGCAAGCTGGACCTGTCGAGCAAGGCGAGCACGCTTTGGCCGGCGCTCAAAGGCACTGCGTTCGACAACATCAGCGTGCTGCAACTGGGCACCTACAGCGCCGGCGGGCTACCGCTGCAGTTCCCCGCCGAGGCGGATTCGGCCGACAAGATGCTCGGCTATTACCAACAGTGGCAACCGCAGTATCCGGCCGGTAGCCATCGCCAGTATTCCAACCCGAGTCTGGGCTTGTTCGGTTATCTGGCGGCGAAAAGCCTGGGCCAACCTTTTGATCAGGCGATGACGCAAATTCTGCTGCCGAAACTCGGTTTGCAGCACACCTTCCTCAGCGTGCCGCCAGCGCAATCGAAGCTCTACGCCCAAGGCTATGACAGCGCCGACCAGCCGGTACGCGTCAGCCCCGGCGCGCTGGACGCCGAAGCCTACGGCATGAAAACCAGCGCCGCCGACCTCCTGCGCTACGTCGAAGCCCAGCTGAAACCGGCCAGCCTTGCGCCCGATCTGCAAAAAGCCATCGCCCTCACCCACAACGGTTACTACCGCGTCGGCGACATGACTCAGGGCCTGGGCTGGGAGCGCTACGCCTACCCGATCAGCCTGGAGAAGTTGCTGAACGGCAACTCGACAGCCATGGCGATGCAAGCGCACAAAACCGACTGGCTGACCCCGCCCCAGCCCGAACCGGCGAACGTGCTGTTCAACAAAACCGGCTCCACCCGGGGGTTTGGCGCGTATGTCGCGTTCGTGCCGTCGCAAAAGATCGGCATCGTGATTCTCGCCAACAAGAATTATCCGAATGCCGAGCGCGTGAAGATTGCGCATACGATTTTCGGTGCACTGGTGGACTAA